TAATTTTAGTGGAGCTTGATTTTCCTAAAAGAACAAAACAAACTCCAGAACTAAAACAGCAAAACGCCGAACTTAATAGGTTTTTTAAAGTGAGGGGTTACCCTACTATATGGTTTACAAACGGTAACGAAAATTCGGCAGGTAAAATAAGCTTTGAGGCATTAGGAACCGTTGGATATGTTGCAGGAGGACCATCGAAATGGCTTGAAAAGGCAAATACAATTTTAAACGCTAAAAAATAGAGTTTAAATAATATTTATTTTAAAATATACGATCCCTTTTCGGCAGTAGCATGAAAAGGGATTTTGTTTTTGTTACAAGTAGCCTTCCATCGATTTATTGAACCTTGATAATTGGTAGCATCCGCTACTATTACTTTTGGTTTAGTAGTCTCAATTAATCGCTGTAGGTTTACGCCTGTAGATTGCCTAAGAACAACAATGTCAGGATTTATACCTGTTTCGTATATCTTTAA
The Flavobacterium litorale genome window above contains:
- a CDS encoding thioredoxin family protein, with amino-acid sequence MKKIFLTLLVVLGTIAIQAQETTEWHTDIKKAIKLSEETKKPLLLFFTGSDWCGWCVRLQKEVLKTPEFEKWAKENVILVELDFPKRTKQTPELKQQNAELNRFFKVRGYPTIWFTNGNENSAGKISFEALGTVGYVAGGPSKWLEKANTILNAKK